DNA sequence from the Antarctobacter heliothermus genome:
TCCTTGATGGGCTGGACGGTCGGTTGGCCCGCCTGATGAACCGCTGCAGTGATGTAGGAGCCGAGCTTGATTCCTTGGCCGATTTCGTCAATTTCGGCGTTGCTCCGGTGTTGATCCTGCACAGTTGGGCGCTGCAGGACTTTCGGAGTGCCGGATGGATTGCCGTCTTGATCTACACAATCTGCTGTCTTCTGCGGCTGGCGCGTTTCAATGTCAGCAGCCGTTCGGAAAACGATAAGCCATCTTCAGATTTCTTTGTTGGAGTCCCGTCGCCTGCGGGAGCTATTCTGGTGATGCTGCCGATGGTTGTTTCATTTGCCATTTCGGACCTGCCGCTAACCCCGCCTGCCTTTGTCGCCCTTCACATCTGCCTGATTGGCTTGCTAATGATCAGTCGCATTCCGACTTACTCATTCAAAAATGTGACGATAGATCGGGCCAATGCAAAGTACTTTCTGCTGGGGGCTGCCGTTCTGGCGGCGGCCCTGCTGACCTATCTGTGGGCGACGCTCACTTTGCTGTCATTTGCCTATATCAGTTGTCTTGTCTGGGCCTACCGCGCCTCCCGAAAACCTCAAAAAACCGAAGGATAGAGCCTTGGAACTCAACGCCATCAAAACCTCATATGCACGTTGGGCACCGGTTTACGACAACACGTTTGGGGCGATTACCAATGTCGGGAGACGTGCGTCGGTTGACTATATCAACACCCAGGATGCCGAGACCGTCCTTGAGGTTGGGGTTGGCACCGGCTTGGCCCTGCCGAACTATCGTCCTGATCTGGCTGTGACCGGCATTGATTTCAGTGAGGACATGTTGGCCAAGGCGCAGGCCAAGGTGGACAAGTTTGGCCTGAAACAGGTGCGGGCCCTCACCCAGATGGATGCGCGCATGCTTGATTTTCCGGATGCGTCATTTGATGTCGTCGCTGCGATGCACATCATATCAGTTGTGCCAGAGCCCGAGCGGGTCATGACCGAGATGGCCCGGGTTTGTAAGCCGGGTGGTCAGGTTGTCATCACAAATCACTTCGCCCGAGAGACCGGCCTGCTGGCCCGGATCGAGCGGCTGACCGCACCTTGTGCCAATCTGCTGGGCTGGCATTCGGATTTTGATATCAGCACTGTCCTGAAAGAGCCCGACCTTTCGGTGATTGAACAAAGACCTCTGCCGCCCATGGGCATGATGACGTTTCTGGCGTTGCGCAAAAGCGACGGCTGATCGCGCGCTCTGTGTTTCGCGTAAAGCCAGATCAACGATAGAAAAGCACACCATTGGCTTGACTGAGCGCTTGCCGTTGGCAATTTACTCCCCTCTCTACCCCAACAAAACCCGCGGCTCTGCCCGCCCCTTTTCCTCCGTTTCAAACACAAAGGTGTTGCCTGCCGCCGTGTCGTCCTTTGACAGCCCCTCGCTGGCGGAGGTGAGCAGGAGGGTGGTCAGGTTGGGGCCGCCGAAGCTGGGGCAGGTGATCTTGGGTGTGGGCAGGGGGAGTGCGCGCAGGAAGGTGCCGTCGGGGGCGTAGCAGGCGACGCGAGAGGCGTTCCATTGGGCGTTCCAGAGGTTGCCTGCCGCGTCGGTGACGGCGCCGTCGGGGTTCAGGCCTTCGGGGTTCAGGTCCAGCCAGTCTTCGGGGTCGCCTGCGGGCCAGCCCTCACCGTCCAGTGCGGTGCGGCGGATGATCTTGGTCGCGGTGTCGGTGAAATAGGCGTGCCCGCCGTCCGGGGCAAAGCAGATGGCGTTGGGGATAGAGATTTCGGGGTAGAGTGTGCGCAATTCGCCTTTGTAGTAGCGATAGATCGCCCCTGCCCCGGCTTCGGCGTGATAGCCCATTGTACCGATCCAGAAGCCCCCCTGAGGGTCGGCGCGGCCATCGTTGGAGCGGGTGACGGGGTTGTCCGCCTCCAGATCAACCACATGGGTTTCGGTCCCGGCGGCAAGGTCAAAGGTAAAGAGGTCGCGTTCGGAGGCGATCAGCAGGCGGTCCCGGTCTACCCAGCCAGCGGCAGAGACGGCGCGGTCAAATTGCCAGTGCCGTTGCGTGCTGCCGTCGTGTTCATAGAGACGGTGGCCAAGGATATCGAACCACAGGAAGGTGCCCCGCTGGGGGTGCCAGAGTGCGCCTTCGCCAAGGATGTTGCGGGTGTCGGACAGGGTGGTGCAAGCAGTCATGGGGCTTCCTCAGGCGGCAACGGTGACAACGCCGCCGTCGACGGCAAGGCATTGTCCGGTGATCATGGCGCTGGCCTCTGAGGCCAGAAACAGCACTGGTCCTGCAAGGTCCATCGGTTCCAGGTGGCGGCCAAGGCATTGTTTCGGCAGGAAAGCGGCCAGCGCCTCTTCATCGGCCCAGAGGCGCAACTGGCGTTCGGTCAGCACCCAGCCGGGGGCCACGGCGTTGACGCGGATGCCTTCGCCGCCAAATTCGCGCGCATGGCCACGGGTCATGGCGGTGATGGCCCCGTTGGCGGTGGTGTAGGCGGTCATCTCGCCCATGCCGACCATGTAGCTGATGGAACTGAAGTTGACGATTGCGCCGCCCCC
Encoded proteins:
- a CDS encoding class I SAM-dependent methyltransferase, giving the protein MELNAIKTSYARWAPVYDNTFGAITNVGRRASVDYINTQDAETVLEVGVGTGLALPNYRPDLAVTGIDFSEDMLAKAQAKVDKFGLKQVRALTQMDARMLDFPDASFDVVAAMHIISVVPEPERVMTEMARVCKPGGQVVITNHFARETGLLARIERLTAPCANLLGWHSDFDISTVLKEPDLSVIEQRPLPPMGMMTFLALRKSDG
- a CDS encoding SMP-30/gluconolactonase/LRE family protein; protein product: MTACTTLSDTRNILGEGALWHPQRGTFLWFDILGHRLYEHDGSTQRHWQFDRAVSAAGWVDRDRLLIASERDLFTFDLAAGTETHVVDLEADNPVTRSNDGRADPQGGFWIGTMGYHAEAGAGAIYRYYKGELRTLYPEISIPNAICFAPDGGHAYFTDTATKIIRRTALDGEGWPAGDPEDWLDLNPEGLNPDGAVTDAAGNLWNAQWNASRVACYAPDGTFLRALPLPTPKITCPSFGGPNLTTLLLTSASEGLSKDDTAAGNTFVFETEEKGRAEPRVLLG